In Telopea speciosissima isolate NSW1024214 ecotype Mountain lineage chromosome 10, Tspe_v1, whole genome shotgun sequence, the DNA window TATCGAATTGAATGGAATCAAGATTGATCAAGGCTGATTTTCAATCTATATTAATCAATTCGACCGATCCAATTCCgatttatgcttcaaaactctACTTAACTGTAATTCATAATAATAAAGGACCGAGTTTCCTGTCTTTCCCTTCTTCACTACTCCCCAAGAGGCAACAGCATCTCCGTCGGGGTCGCTAGTCTCGATACTAAGTATTTATTCGTAGTGTTATTAATTAAGGATTAATAATCAAATTAATTCTGTaatacttctctctctctctctctttctttccatgATTACAATGACAAGATGAAGAATCATGAAAGATTCTTAGTAATGAATAGTCAAATAATATTTAGTTAGACTGAGATCTGCCTTTTTATGAGAGCAACCAATCAAGTTATTGAGGTAGGTATCAAATCACCTCCCCAAGCCATGAGTCATGTGCATATGCATGTGCATGTAAAGTCATTGGTAGGCATAATGTTCCAATAGAGTGTGGCTGGCCTGGCCCATAAACTGTTAGTTAGAGGAGGGGAATTTGCGTAATTCCCTGAAACAATTAGATacttttaattaacaaataatgTAGTGAAAATGCTAACCGTACGTAAACGATGGCCCACCTTGTTTGAGCCGTGCTAGGTCCCAACTCTACTTGCCCTAGCTAGTTGTCTTGATAAATAATGGGAAATcttggattttaatcctcttcgATTCCTAAATGTGTATACTGCGACattgctaggtggagatgttagCACCTGACAGCTTGAACATCCAACGATTAACATAAATGAGTTTGAGccattggatgtccgagctgtcAGGTGTCCACATCCCATCTAGCATTGTCGCACTGTACACTTTTaaaaattggagaggattatttttcGGAAATGCTATCAATTTTTGAAAGGAAAAACTGTCATGGATTTGGATTGAATCGAACTAGAGTTAATCATCAGTGTGGTTGggggaaaaaatgaaataatggttggaccaaggtttaaaaactcgGAATTAGGATCCATATTGCTTTCTTGAATTGATTTTTGGAATTGCCATATAAAATTTTACCTCATCTTGTATCCTGCATTATTTCAAAACTTTGTAGCAGaaggaaggggagggggaggggaggagatcATCCACCCACATGgagagataattttccaaccCATATGCCTCTTTGAGAACtcacaagcaaaaaaaaaaggtaggtgCTAGTTTCACTTTCttgttttaaaaaacaaaaaaaaaaaacacacacacacacattgcatCCCTATCCCCAAAGTAAGTCAATTCTATTTGCAAGGTAACCCTTCTATTTTGAATTTAGGGtgtatttttagtttaaaaaagCACATATACCTGAGCTCTTTTTATGTAAGACAACCATCTTGCTTCAGAGTAGCTTAAAGAGCTTGGAAACCCAGTTATATATCTGATCTGATTCTTTGAAACATGGTCTAGGACAATCTGGCTGACTTGgccccttctttatttatacaATAAAAGAACCCTGAAAGGTAAAATGACCTCTATGCTTAAACATAGAGgagcacaaaatgaccaccttgccacTCATGAAAGACAGAAATTCCACCCTTGTTGATATTTTCATAATTCCGTGCATGCTCCCATTGTCTCTCACTGGCTTCGGGGCACACTGTCTTaaggcaatttggatcctctactgccgaggtGCCCGACAGAACCCTACTACTAAGACAGCAAGACAATAAATGACCGTCTTATCCCCACTTGAGTAGGGAGACGATCATTCCCTGCCTTGTTGTGTCTTGGCAATAGgatcctgccgggcagcttgACAGTAGAGGATCGGGGTCCGTCTTAAGGGGTGTAAtcaccacccaaaaaaatagataaagaagaaagaaagtactctctctttctagtttctttCCAACCCCCCTACCACGTGTATGGCACGTGAGATTACCAAAAACTCGGTATATTTATGTAAGGGAACGACACATGCCTCCAAACAATCCACATGCAAACTGTAAACAGAAGAAAACGAAACTACAACCAGAAGTTTCAAAACTTTCGTCTTCAATTCCCCTCCTCATATCCTCCTCATATCCTCATCTTCCTTTTATGAACTTACTTCCTCCATTATTGCACTTACATTTATAACAAGCAACCCCAccccacatctctctctctctctctccctcaaaaTCTCAAAACCTATCTCTGTCATCTATTTACTTTCAATGTAAGGACATGTACACCATTTGATAACATAGCAAATCAAGTAaagatgggaagaagaagaagaagaaaagaagagaatgaatCATCAAAATCTCTAACCctcccttcctctccttctcactctttctcttcatcatcttcatcagaTTTCGAGTTCACAATCTCTCTATCACCTCGCAAAACTTCTTCCAAGCTCTGTCCTGCCGACGAGCTTTTCTACAAAGGTCAACTCTTACCTCTCCACCTCTCTCCTCGTCTTTCCATGGTTAGAACCCTCTTACTTGCCTCTTCTAGCacttcctcttcttccgacaccaccaccaccgcttcTCGTGACTCTACCGGTAGTTCCAACGATTCTCACTCATCCTTCTCCAGCGACCTCGGTTTACTCGCCGAGTGTGACTCGTCTAGACCCAGTTCCGTTACCGAGGAAGACGAGTTCAAACGACTCAACCAAAACCAACAAATCAAGAAACCCAAGTACTTTTCCTTAGCGAGATTCTCTTCTGTGTTTCGGAAAAACAGAGATCAAGAGAACGTTTCGGTCTCTGCTTCTTCGGTGAAGCGGATGAGCTCTTCGGCCAAAGATGTCATTCGTAAGTACTTAAAGAAGGTGAAACCTTTATACGAGAAGCTTTCACAGAAGCAACAGCAGCAGACGGAGAAGATGGCGACGATTGCGACTGCGGTGTCTCTGCCGACGAAAACAGAGAGATCTGCagggaaagaaggagaaactGTTGTAGTTTCGAACACAAGGAAAGACAACAATGGTGTGTGTACGATCCCTCATTCCTTTTCTGGAAATCTGAGTTTGAGATACCCAAGAAGGAGAAGTTGCATCTCGAGTTGCCCATCGTCGAGGCGGTCATCACCGAGTCATTCGGGAGTTCTTTGTCAAAGTGCTGTGATTGGTGGTATGTACTCTTCGGATTCGTCGTCAATGGAGGAGTTGCAGAATGCGATTCAAGGAGCAATTACACATTGTAAGAATTCTATGGCCCAGAATAAAACATTGGTAAGTAAGGATTCTGAAATCGCTAACTTCTAATCTTAGCTTGAAAAATTTGTCTCCCTAGCTTTCTCTCTGTAATATTTGAATTTCAAGTTATAACTTTTgaatctaaaatagaaaaacaaatttgTTTCCTCCCTTCTGCAAGAACGAAATGGAGATTTTAGTTTAGTATTCTAATGATAATCAATTGAGAAACCCTTCTCGATTTTCACTTAATTGGCTTTGGTAATTGAAATCTAGGATATCAAAGTCAGATTTCTTGGTGGGTGTATGGAgggattcttttttttatttgttatttattaTCACCGGTTCTGTTCTGTTCTATTGCTTCATCGATCGTTCCATCAGTTTCCTTGAATTTGAATTATTCTGAGCCTATCTGTCTCTGTCTGTTTGTGATTTTTAATTGGCAATTCTGGTCAGTGGGAACTGGGAAGGGAAAGCATCCATGTGCCAATGTGGGCGCTTTCAGTGGAGTTTATCTGTTTATGAGATAAgatgagagtgagagagattgGTTATAAATGGATGGATATTTATGATGAATTGTCGTTTTAATTTCTTCATATGATATTATAATTAGGggagtaggaaaaaaaaaaaaaaaacttcggtttcttgtttattttgatCAGTTGATCAGATATTGGTATCTGATATTCCAATCGAACAGTAAGACTACATAGCaaggggttttttgtttttgttttttttttttggttgatgggATTGTTAGGTGAGTATGCGGAGTCGGATATAATGATACCGGGCGATGTTCTCTACCCGGAGCACATGGGGAGCATGCTGTGCCCGGACACATGGGACGGGATGGGGCAACTATTTTGGTCATTTAGGAGAacgaggtggtcatttcatcaacctcccatgtgtctgggcgcatccTGTGCCCTTAGTACAGAGAATAATTTCCCTAATGATAAATCTTCTTATGTGTTCCTTACAAAATAGGGAGGGGGCTTGTTGTCACGCTGTGAGGCCCAACTGCCCATGCACTAAATGGCCAATGAGAAGCATGGTTTAAGGTATTGGAAGTCCGATTGGGATTGAGATCTGTCTTGGTCGATACCAATTTGGAAATCCCCTTGAATtggacaaaattgcccttgctTTCAATAAAAATCAGTTTTCATTACTTTATTAACCCTTGAGTTGTACCAATGGATTCATATGTTCAATATTTGGAAACGGTCTCGATCGATACTCATCTATCCAATCCAAGCAAATTGATCGATCTGATCCCAAGACTACGAACCATGATGAGAATGTTGACAagggtgagatttttcatttcacaagAAGCAGGGCAATCATTTTGCCCTTTCTATTTATG includes these proteins:
- the LOC122641676 gene encoding probable membrane-associated kinase regulator 1, whose protein sequence is MGRRRRRKEENESSKSLTLPSSPSHSFSSSSSSDFEFTISLSPRKTSSKLCPADELFYKGQLLPLHLSPRLSMVRTLLLASSSTSSSSDTTTTASRDSTGSSNDSHSSFSSDLGLLAECDSSRPSSVTEEDEFKRLNQNQQIKKPKYFSLARFSSVFRKNRDQENVSVSASSVKRMSSSAKDVIRKYLKKVKPLYEKLSQKQQQQTEKMATIATAVSLPTKTERSAGKEGETVVVSNTRKDNNGVCTIPHSFSGNLSLRYPRRRSCISSCPSSRRSSPSHSGVLCQSAVIGGMYSSDSSSMEELQNAIQGAITHCKNSMAQNKTLVSKDSEIANF